A window of the Arachis duranensis cultivar V14167 chromosome 5, aradu.V14167.gnm2.J7QH, whole genome shotgun sequence genome harbors these coding sequences:
- the LOC110281585 gene encoding LEAF RUST 10 DISEASE-RESISTANCE LOCUS RECEPTOR-LIKE PROTEIN KINASE-like 2.5, with translation MASEVVAFFFDVVDAVKLLKACKGNGEEFINEFMSISKTSHVNSVALLEFCLKGNKKKALVYEFVLNGSLEKYIHNNDPVTNPPLSWERLHRIAKGITRGLKYLHRVCNTRILHFDIKPNNILLDKNFNPKISDFGLAKLCSKTHSIVTMLDARGTIGYIAPEVWNRHFGGASHKSYVYSYGMMILEMMGGKHNNINAEVTSHSSELYFPH, from the exons ATGGCGAGTGAGGTCGTTGCTTTCTTCTTCGACGTCGTCGACG CTGTAAAGCTTCTTAAAGCTTGCAAAGGGAATGGTGAGGAGTTCATCAATGAGTTCATGAGTATTAGTAAAACATCTCATGTAAACAGTGTTGCATTGCTCGAATTCTGTCTCAAAGGTAACAAGAAAAAAGCTCTTGTCTATGAATTCGTGCTGAATGGATCGCTTGAAAAGTATATACATAACAATGATCCTGTAACCAATCCACCTTTGAGTTGGGAAAGGCTACACCGGATTGCGAAAGGGATAACTCGAGGGCTAAAATACTTGCACCGAGTTTGCAACACGAGGATTCTCCATTTCGACATAAAACCAAACAACATCCTCCTAGACAAGAACTTTAACCCTAAAATCTCAGATTTTGGGTTGGCTAAGCTGTGCTCAAAGACACACAGCATTGTCACAATGTTAGATGCTAGAGGGACAATAGGGTACATAGCTCCAGAAGTATGGAACAGACACTTTGGTGGAGCATCGCATAAATCTTATGTATATAGTTACGGAATGATGATTCTGGAAATGATGGGGGGGAAGCATAATAACATAAATGCTGAGGTAACTAGTCATTCTAGTGAGTTGTATTTTCCTCATTAG
- the LOC127747674 gene encoding NAD-dependent protein deacetylase HST1-like: MSYTGARCKDVSNTWETQESLHHMRDYVNDFDARIKSRIRENLKKRNNSHNTPSQVLSSRPFIANPSPFFSESEEESEEEDDDEDEEEEKEEKEEKTKDDKEDSDYNANVKVSSGVRRPIARTCKNVKNKSHEPSSVDNPMRVSSEEEDSQKEDCSVNIAHTPLQTPNRRPSHDDGKQDDAQPDPEEHILANPQIVLFADPI; this comes from the exons ATGTCATATACAGG GGCAAGATGCAAGGATGTATCAAACACTTGGGAGACTCAGGAGAGCCTCCATCATATGCGTGATTACGTGAATGACTTTGATGCTAG AATAAAATCAAGAATTCGTGAGAATCTCAAGAAGAGAAACAACAGTCACAATACTCCTTCACAGGTATTGTCATCACGTCCTTTTATTGCAAATCCATCTCCCTTTTTTTCTGAGTCAGAAGAGGAGTCAGAAGAGGAGGACGACGACGAAGACgaggaagaggaaaaggaagagaaagaagaaaaaactaaGGATGATAAAGAAGACTCTGATTATAATGCGAATGTTAAAGTCTCCTCTGGTGTTAGACGACCAATTGCAAG AACTTGCAAGAATGTGAAGAACAAGAGTCATGAACCTTCAAGTGTTGATAATCCTATGCGTGTGTCTTCTGAGGAAGAAGATTCTCAGAAAGAAGATTGTAGTGTCAATATTGCCCATACTCCTCTTCAAACCCCGAATCGTAGACCATCACATGATGATGGCAAGCAAGACGATGCTCAACCAGATCCTGAAGAGCATATTCTTGCCAATCCTCAAATTGTCCTTTTTGCTGATCCAATTTAA